TGAAGGCGGTTTCGCGATTGAGGGCGTCTCCTGTGATGATGGGCCACAGCCCAATGGCGAGGACCACAGCCAGGCTGAGCCACAGGCTTGCATGTTCGCGGAGTTTTTCGCTCATTCTTCCCCTCCAAACAGACCGTTGGGTTTGACGAGCAGGATGAGCACAAAGAGCACGAATTCCAGCACCGGCGTCCAGGTCGTGGGCATAGCCATCGGCACCAGCCCTTCAATGACGCCCAAGATCAACCCGCCGAACAGCGAGCCTACCGGGTTCCCCAGGCCGCCCAACACGCCGATCACGAAACTTTTGAGTTCGTAGCTCCCGCCCGAGAGGATGGTGAAGGGGAAGAAGGTGGCAATCAGACCGCCCGAAACGGCTGCCAGCAGGGTGCCCAGCCCAAAGGTCAGCGCCAAAATTTGTGCGGAAGGCACGCCGACGATTTCCGCAGCGTCACGGTTGTCGGTGACGGCGCGGATGTAGCGGCCTGGGCGGCTGTATTTGAGAAAAAGGAACAGCCCTATGGCTACCAGGGTGGCAACCAGGGCTGCAATGAGGCGGGTGGTGGTGACCACGGTCACACCAAATTGAATGCTACCCAGGTCAAGGGGAATGTTGCGCGGCGTTGTGGTGAAAACGGCGGTGCCTACACCGAGAATCACCATGTTGACCGCATAGGTTGCCAGAAGGGTCGAAAGTTCTGGCGCGTCAATGACTCGGTGGACGGCAATGAAGTAGATGATGATGCCGAAGATCAGCCCCAGGAAAGCCGTCAGCACCAGGGCAAGGTAAGGGTGCACGCCCAGGCCGACGAAGAGGTAATACACGCTGAACATCCCCAACGCAATCAATGAACCGTGGGACAGGTTGATGACGTTCATCACGCCCCAGATCAGCGTCAGCCCCATGGCGGCGATGCCATACACGAACCCTAAAAGCAAGCCGTCGATGAGGGAACGAAGCAATGCATCCATCATAAAGTGTTCTCCGCAAGGGGGATAGGGGGATAAAAAGCCTCCCTCAGAGGGGAAGTCACCCTCTGGGGGAGGCTAAGGGAGACCACGCGTTTAGTGTTGCAGGGGGTAAAGGGGCGCGGCCGTCGCGCCTTCTTTCGGCCAGACCACCTCTTTCACCAGTTTGCCGTCTTTCTTCTGCCACTGGATGTAGATCATCTCGTGGCCGACCTGCAAGCCGTGCGAGTCGGTGGTGTTGAACTTGATGTGCCCGAAGAAGGTCAAGACGTCCATTTTGTCGAGTGCGGCTTTCACTTTGTCGGCATCGATGGAGTCGGCATCCTGGATGGCCTTTTGCAGCACCAGGCCGGCCGCGTAACCGCCTGCCGAGTGATAGTCGGGGTCTTCGTTGTAAGCCGCTTTGTAGGCTTTGACGAATTCAGCACTGGTGGGGCCGAACCAGGTCAGGCCGGCGGCCTTGGCCGATTCGGGCGAGTAGTTGGCGCTGGCTTCCCACTGGCTGGGGCCTACCACGCCAAGCGCTGCATCACCCAGGTCGGCGAAACTCGGGTCGGGCGGGGCGACCAGCAGGGCGAGGTATTTGATGTCCAGTTTCTTTTCGTACAGCTGGCGGGCCAGGGTCGAGCCATCCTGGAAGTGACCGCCGCCCATCACGGCCTGCGCGCCGCTATCCTGAATCTTGTTGATGAAGGCGCCGAAGTCGGTGGTGCCCTTGTCGTAGCCTTCGAACATCACCACATCGTAGCCTTTCTGCTCAGCGTATTCCTTAGCGGCCTTCACCACCGCGGTGGAGAACTTGCTGTTTTCGTACACGAAGGCGACTTTCTTGAGGTTGGGGTCGAGGCTCTGCAGCAGGTCCACCGCACCGGTCAGGTAGTGGCTGGCGGGGGTGTAGAGCTGGTACACCCGCTCGTAGCCCTT
The Chloroflexota bacterium genome window above contains:
- a CDS encoding branched-chain amino acid ABC transporter permease, whose protein sequence is MMDALLRSLIDGLLLGFVYGIAAMGLTLIWGVMNVINLSHGSLIALGMFSVYYLFVGLGVHPYLALVLTAFLGLIFGIIIYFIAVHRVIDAPELSTLLATYAVNMVILGVGTAVFTTTPRNIPLDLGSIQFGVTVVTTTRLIAALVATLVAIGLFLFLKYSRPGRYIRAVTDNRDAAEIVGVPSAQILALTFGLGTLLAAVSGGLIATFFPFTILSGGSYELKSFVIGVLGGLGNPVGSLFGGLILGVIEGLVPMAMPTTWTPVLEFVLFVLILLVKPNGLFGGEE
- a CDS encoding branched-chain amino acid ABC transporter substrate-binding protein, which gives rise to MRRKLYLLLGLLLVASMALAACAKTATPTTAPEATQAPATQPPAAEATQAPAEATQAPSAKVVTVTIGFTQSKTGKYNEESTRQSDGLDLWIKQVNDNGGIKLSDGTVVKFKAVSYDDESSGDKVQQLYTRLVTKDKADFLISPYSSGLTASAAIISEQYGKVMLATGAASDSIFQKGYERVYQLYTPASHYLTGAVDLLQSLDPNLKKVAFVYENSKFSTAVVKAAKEYAEQKGYDVVMFEGYDKGTTDFGAFINKIQDSGAQAVMGGGHFQDGSTLARQLYEKKLDIKYLALLVAPPDPSFADLGDAALGVVGPSQWEASANYSPESAKAAGLTWFGPTSAEFVKAYKAAYNEDPDYHSAGGYAAGLVLQKAIQDADSIDADKVKAALDKMDVLTFFGHIKFNTTDSHGLQVGHEMIYIQWQKKDGKLVKEVVWPKEGATAAPLYPLQH